From Streptomyces sp. NBC_00683, one genomic window encodes:
- a CDS encoding ABC transporter permease subunit: MIWLTWRQYRVQTLVALAALVVIAAALLVTGIQIRDTYDSNILGCGADCGSAKNAFITEYESLYFLATGLVIAVPGVFGIFWGAPLIARELETGTHRLVWNQSISRTHWLAVKLSAVGLSAVAVSGLLSLGVTWWAAPLDEVYSERFTPVLFDGRGIVPLAYAAFAFTAGACAGLLIRRTVPAMAATLALFVAVQVLMPFAVRPHLIAPEHAVVSLKAITMPGDEGGAESSATPEWTATNILLSGDEDNASLDVGVSKPGAWVVSGTGPVLDSAGREVRGAEGCASRDTDAIKCFAESDLHVEVSYHPADRYWPFQWIETAIFLALSGLLTGFCVWWLRRRLN; this comes from the coding sequence ATGATCTGGCTCACCTGGCGCCAGTACCGAGTCCAGACCCTGGTGGCCCTCGCGGCCCTCGTCGTGATCGCGGCGGCCCTCCTGGTCACCGGGATCCAGATCCGGGACACCTACGACAGCAACATCCTCGGCTGCGGCGCGGACTGCGGATCGGCCAAGAACGCGTTCATCACCGAGTACGAGTCCCTGTACTTCCTCGCCACCGGTCTCGTCATCGCCGTCCCCGGAGTCTTCGGGATCTTCTGGGGTGCGCCGCTGATCGCCCGGGAGCTGGAGACCGGCACCCACCGGCTGGTCTGGAACCAGAGCATCAGCCGCACCCACTGGCTCGCGGTCAAACTCTCGGCGGTCGGCCTGAGCGCCGTGGCGGTCTCGGGACTGCTCAGCCTCGGGGTGACCTGGTGGGCTGCCCCGCTCGACGAGGTCTACAGCGAACGCTTCACGCCCGTCCTCTTCGACGGGCGGGGCATCGTCCCGCTCGCCTACGCGGCCTTCGCCTTCACCGCCGGCGCCTGCGCCGGACTGCTGATCCGCAGAACGGTCCCCGCGATGGCGGCCACACTCGCCCTGTTCGTCGCGGTCCAGGTGCTCATGCCCTTCGCCGTCCGTCCGCACCTCATCGCGCCGGAACATGCCGTCGTATCGCTCAAGGCGATCACCATGCCCGGGGACGAGGGCGGCGCCGAGTCGTCCGCCACGCCGGAGTGGACGGCGACGAACATCCTCCTGTCCGGCGACGAGGACAACGCGAGCCTGGACGTCGGCGTGTCCAAACCGGGCGCCTGGGTGGTGTCCGGCACCGGGCCGGTGCTCGATTCGGCGGGCCGGGAGGTCCGGGGGGCCGAGGGCTGCGCGAGCCGCGACACGGACGCCATCAAGTGCTTCGCGGAGTCCGACCTCCACGTCGAGGTGTCCTACCATCCCGCCGACCGCTACTGGCCGTTCCAGTGGATCGAGACAGCGATCTTCCTCGCCCTGTCCGGGCTGCTGACCGGCTTCTGCGTCTGGTGGCTGCGCCGCCGTCTGAACTGA
- a CDS encoding GntR family transcriptional regulator, with amino-acid sequence MIEFHLDSRSGVAPYLQLVHQVRQAMRLGLLFEGDRLPTVKDVAAKVAINPNTVLKAYRELEYEGLVAKKPGVGTFVSSTLSDASLSEHEPLRQELRGWLERARAAGLNEESIEALFLSTFRTSTEEEK; translated from the coding sequence GTGATCGAGTTTCACCTCGACTCCCGGTCCGGCGTCGCGCCGTACCTGCAGCTCGTCCACCAGGTGCGTCAAGCGATGCGGCTGGGCCTGCTGTTCGAGGGCGACAGGCTGCCCACGGTCAAGGACGTCGCGGCCAAGGTCGCGATCAACCCCAACACCGTGCTCAAGGCGTACCGGGAGCTCGAGTACGAGGGCCTGGTCGCCAAGAAGCCCGGCGTCGGCACGTTCGTGTCCAGCACCCTCAGCGACGCCTCGCTGTCCGAACACGAGCCGCTGCGCCAGGAGTTGCGCGGCTGGCTGGAGCGGGCGCGAGCAGCGGGGCTGAACGAGGAGAGCATCGAGGCCCTGTTCCTGAGCACCTTCCGCACCTCCACCGAAGAGGAGAAATGA
- a CDS encoding glycoside hydrolase family 3 N-terminal domain-containing protein — protein MPRTPHTRPLNRARPATAALAAVTVLAGLLAGAVPSAAAAGDEPAPVLVDRFEGEVPLGNPPADSLFTWGGDADDHPALEFKERADAPEGAKVLQGTYDISAWGGLSHEFAVDQPPENWTAHKGIRFWWYGQNTAPLPPGSGKRIHFEIKDGGANGGASELWTTSFTDDWEGWHQVEIPFADFVYRADYQPVGGIDQVLGLDEMWGYALTLPPGAPGAFAMDAVELYGKADPALKSGVVIDSAVHPVKEGGTADIRISVATTGSVPVEEPVTVAYTTQGGSAESGKDYTPVTGTHTFPAGTASGTTHTVSVTTRKDGGAESAETVPLELTVTGAKPPKENPQVVIDAHGLPYQNAKLPVKKRVEDLLSRMSPAEKAGQMTQAERNALRSPGDIAAYDLGSLLSGGGSVPTPNTAAAWAKMVDAYQLRAQATRFQIPLIYGVDAVHGHNNVIGSTIMPHNIGIGAGRDPKLAGKTGAVTASEVRATGIPWDFAPCVCVTRDERWGRSYEAYGEDPALVEAMETVITGMQGHASGKDLARSDKVLASAKHFVGDGGTEFGSSTTGSYPIDQGITKVTREELEAVHLSPFAESVKRGVGTVMPSYSSLDILGDDEGPVKMHANAEMINGVLKDRMGFEGFVISDWQAIDQIPGDYASDVRTSVNAGLDMIMVPTRYQEFTETLQDEVTAGRIGQARIDDAVSRVLTQKFRLGLFEKPYADASNLDKVGSADHRAVAREAAAKSQVLLKNDGAVLPLRPSQKVYVAGSNADDLGNQAGGWTVSWQGASGRTTTGTTILEGIRKNNASATYSKDASAATDGYDVGVVVVGETPYAEGIGDVGNGHDLELTAADQAAVDKVCAAMKCAVLIVSGRPQLIGDKLGDIDALVASWLPGTEGDGVADVLYGKKAFTGQLPVTWPKSESQLPINVGDAAYDPQFPYGWGLTTLKKVPGGGELTLTALAAAAQLAEKAHLGKTPAGRAIVDQARLLVQQKAGGKPTAAVSKPFAEADHLLLTGDLTGAVAKLRTAYRAA, from the coding sequence ATGCCACGCACACCGCACACCCGCCCACTCAACCGAGCGAGACCGGCGACCGCCGCGCTCGCCGCCGTCACGGTCCTCGCCGGACTGCTCGCCGGGGCCGTCCCCAGCGCGGCAGCCGCGGGGGACGAGCCCGCACCGGTACTCGTCGACCGCTTCGAGGGCGAGGTCCCGCTCGGCAACCCGCCCGCCGACTCCCTCTTCACCTGGGGCGGCGACGCCGACGACCACCCCGCTCTGGAGTTCAAGGAGCGCGCCGACGCCCCCGAGGGTGCCAAGGTCCTCCAGGGCACCTACGACATCAGCGCCTGGGGCGGACTCAGCCACGAGTTCGCCGTCGACCAGCCCCCGGAGAACTGGACCGCCCACAAGGGCATCCGCTTCTGGTGGTACGGGCAGAACACCGCGCCCCTGCCGCCCGGTTCGGGCAAGCGCATCCACTTCGAGATCAAGGACGGCGGCGCCAACGGCGGCGCGTCCGAGCTGTGGACCACCTCGTTCACCGACGACTGGGAGGGCTGGCACCAGGTCGAGATCCCGTTCGCGGACTTCGTCTACCGGGCCGACTACCAGCCCGTCGGCGGCATCGACCAGGTCCTCGGCCTCGACGAGATGTGGGGTTACGCCCTCACGCTCCCGCCCGGCGCCCCCGGCGCGTTCGCCATGGACGCCGTCGAGCTGTACGGGAAGGCCGACCCCGCGCTGAAGTCGGGCGTCGTCATCGACTCGGCCGTGCACCCGGTCAAGGAGGGCGGCACGGCGGACATCAGGATCTCCGTCGCCACCACCGGCTCCGTCCCCGTCGAGGAGCCCGTCACCGTCGCGTACACGACCCAGGGCGGCAGCGCCGAGTCCGGCAAGGACTACACCCCGGTCACCGGCACCCACACCTTCCCCGCGGGTACCGCCTCCGGCACCACGCACACGGTCTCGGTGACCACGCGGAAGGACGGCGGCGCGGAGTCGGCCGAGACGGTCCCGCTCGAACTCACCGTCACCGGGGCCAAGCCGCCCAAGGAGAACCCGCAGGTCGTCATCGACGCCCACGGACTGCCGTACCAGAACGCGAAGCTTCCGGTGAAGAAGCGCGTCGAGGACCTGCTGTCGAGGATGTCGCCGGCCGAGAAGGCCGGCCAGATGACCCAGGCCGAGCGCAACGCGCTCAGGTCCCCCGGCGACATCGCCGCGTACGACCTCGGCTCGCTGCTCTCCGGCGGCGGCTCCGTACCCACCCCGAACACGGCCGCGGCCTGGGCGAAGATGGTCGACGCCTACCAGCTGCGCGCCCAGGCGACCCGCTTCCAGATACCGCTGATCTACGGCGTGGACGCGGTGCACGGCCACAACAACGTGATCGGCTCGACGATCATGCCGCACAACATCGGCATCGGCGCGGGCCGCGACCCGAAGCTCGCCGGGAAGACCGGTGCGGTCACCGCGAGCGAGGTGCGCGCGACCGGCATCCCGTGGGACTTCGCCCCCTGCGTGTGCGTGACCCGCGACGAGCGCTGGGGACGCTCCTACGAGGCGTACGGCGAGGACCCGGCCCTGGTGGAAGCCATGGAGACGGTGATCACCGGCATGCAGGGCCACGCCTCCGGCAAGGACCTGGCCCGGAGCGACAAGGTGCTGGCCAGCGCCAAGCACTTCGTCGGTGACGGCGGTACGGAGTTCGGTTCGTCCACCACCGGCTCGTACCCCATCGACCAGGGCATCACGAAGGTCACCCGCGAGGAGCTCGAAGCGGTCCACCTCTCGCCGTTCGCCGAGTCCGTGAAGCGGGGAGTCGGCACGGTCATGCCGTCGTACTCCTCGCTGGACATCCTCGGTGACGACGAGGGTCCGGTGAAGATGCACGCCAACGCCGAGATGATCAACGGTGTGCTGAAGGACCGGATGGGCTTCGAGGGCTTCGTCATCAGCGACTGGCAGGCCATCGACCAGATCCCCGGTGACTACGCCAGTGACGTACGGACGTCCGTCAACGCCGGACTCGACATGATCATGGTCCCGACGCGCTACCAGGAATTCACCGAGACCCTTCAGGACGAGGTCACCGCCGGCCGGATCGGCCAGGCCCGGATCGACGACGCCGTGTCCCGGGTCCTGACCCAGAAGTTCCGCCTCGGCCTCTTCGAGAAGCCGTACGCGGACGCCTCCAACCTGGACAAGGTCGGCTCGGCGGACCACCGCGCGGTCGCCCGCGAGGCGGCGGCCAAGTCCCAGGTCCTCCTGAAGAACGACGGCGCGGTCCTCCCGCTCCGGCCGTCCCAGAAGGTGTACGTCGCCGGATCCAACGCCGACGACCTCGGCAACCAGGCCGGCGGCTGGACGGTCAGCTGGCAGGGCGCATCCGGAAGGACCACCACGGGTACGACGATCCTGGAGGGCATCAGGAAGAACAACGCCTCCGCCACGTACTCCAAGGACGCCTCGGCTGCCACGGACGGTTACGACGTCGGTGTCGTGGTCGTCGGCGAGACCCCGTACGCCGAAGGCATCGGTGACGTCGGCAACGGCCACGACCTGGAGCTCACGGCCGCCGATCAGGCAGCCGTCGACAAGGTCTGCGCGGCGATGAAGTGCGCGGTCCTGATCGTCTCCGGGCGCCCGCAGCTCATCGGCGACAAGCTCGGTGACATCGACGCGCTGGTGGCCTCCTGGCTGCCGGGCACCGAGGGCGACGGCGTCGCCGACGTCCTCTACGGCAAGAAGGCCTTCACCGGACAGCTCCCGGTGACCTGGCCGAAGTCCGAGTCGCAGCTGCCGATCAACGTCGGCGACGCGGCGTACGACCCGCAGTTCCCCTACGGATGGGGACTGACCACCCTGAAGAAGGTCCCCGGAGGCGGCGAGCTCACCCTCACCGCCCTCGCCGCGGCCGCGCAACTCGCGGAGAAGGCGCACCTCGGGAAGACCCCGGCGGGCAGGGCGATCGTGGACCAGGCCAGGCTGCTGGTCCAGCAGAAGGCCGGCGGGAAGCCGACAGCGGCGGTGTCCAAGCCGTTCGCCGAGGCCGACCACCTGCTGCTCACCGGTGACCTGACCGGAGCGGTGGCGAAGCTGCGCACGGCGTACCGCGCCGCGTAA
- the ppk2 gene encoding polyphosphate kinase 2, with the protein MDRDEVGKQLLDGLTVDTSRPEQPVLLDEAGRPIKTWRQNYPYDRKIRRKEYDRAKRILQIELLKLQRWTKDTGARVVVVCEGRDAAGKGGTIQRFTERLNPRGARIVALDKPTDRERGQWYFQRYVAHLPAPGELVFFDRSWYNRAGVERVMGFCTEPEYELFLEQCPAFEDMLVEDGIIVVKFWFSVSRAEQRTRFAIRQVDPVRQWKLSPTDIDSLDRWDDYTTAKVEMFRVTDTAHAPWTVVKSNDKRRARIEAMRSLLARIDYAAKDVEAVGRPDPLIVGAAATLLEPGEEDTALSPTRFAPNAEGPGEHP; encoded by the coding sequence GTGGACCGCGACGAGGTGGGCAAGCAGCTGCTGGACGGGCTGACCGTAGACACCAGCAGGCCGGAACAGCCGGTCCTGCTCGACGAGGCGGGCCGGCCGATCAAGACCTGGCGGCAGAACTACCCGTACGACCGCAAGATCCGCCGCAAGGAGTACGACCGCGCCAAGCGCATCCTGCAGATCGAGCTGCTCAAGCTCCAGCGGTGGACGAAGGACACCGGCGCGCGCGTCGTCGTGGTGTGCGAGGGGCGGGACGCGGCCGGCAAGGGCGGCACCATCCAACGCTTCACCGAACGCCTCAACCCCCGTGGCGCCCGCATCGTCGCCCTGGACAAGCCCACGGACCGCGAGCGGGGGCAGTGGTACTTCCAGCGTTACGTCGCCCACCTGCCGGCGCCGGGCGAGCTCGTCTTCTTCGACCGCTCCTGGTACAACCGGGCCGGTGTCGAGCGGGTCATGGGGTTCTGCACCGAGCCGGAGTACGAGCTGTTCCTCGAACAGTGCCCGGCCTTCGAGGACATGCTCGTCGAGGACGGCATCATCGTCGTGAAGTTCTGGTTCTCCGTCTCCCGGGCCGAGCAGCGCACCCGTTTCGCCATCCGCCAGGTCGACCCGGTACGGCAGTGGAAGCTCTCGCCCACGGACATCGACTCCCTCGACCGCTGGGACGACTACACCACGGCGAAGGTCGAGATGTTCCGCGTCACCGACACCGCGCACGCGCCGTGGACCGTCGTGAAGAGCAACGACAAGCGCCGCGCGCGCATCGAGGCCATGCGCAGTCTCCTGGCCCGTATCGACTACGCGGCGAAGGACGTCGAGGCCGTCGGCCGGCCGGACCCGCTCATCGTGGGCGCCGCCGCCACTCTGCTGGAACCGGGCGAGGAGGACACCGCCCTCTCGCCCACCCGTTTCGCTCCGAACGCGGAAGGTCCGGGCGAACACCCTTAG
- a CDS encoding MSMEG_1061 family FMN-dependent PPOX-type flavoprotein, with product MSNAAPAAPSRTGDPLAGAVPLQSAEQLREILGVPWPLVIDKVHDTLTDDDLGLLARAPFCAVSTSDADGNCDTSPRGGEPGFTRVLDARTLALPDLPGNRRGDSFHNILANPHVGLLYLIPGAMTVLRINGRARILTDAPFFDDMTVKGKRPDLALVVEIDEIYLHCPAALRRSGVWAPDTWEGAGRD from the coding sequence TTGTCGAACGCCGCGCCCGCCGCGCCCTCCCGTACCGGGGACCCGCTGGCCGGAGCCGTGCCCCTGCAGTCGGCGGAGCAGCTGCGGGAGATCCTCGGCGTTCCGTGGCCCCTCGTCATCGACAAGGTCCATGACACGCTCACCGACGACGACCTCGGCCTGCTGGCCCGTGCGCCGTTCTGCGCCGTGTCCACCTCCGACGCCGACGGCAACTGCGACACCTCCCCGCGCGGCGGCGAGCCGGGCTTCACCCGGGTCCTGGACGCCCGCACCCTCGCGCTGCCCGACCTTCCGGGCAACCGGCGCGGCGACAGCTTCCACAACATCCTGGCCAACCCGCACGTCGGCCTGCTCTACCTCATACCCGGGGCGATGACCGTTCTGCGGATCAACGGCCGCGCCCGGATCCTCACGGACGCACCGTTCTTCGACGACATGACGGTCAAGGGCAAGCGTCCGGATCTCGCTCTGGTCGTCGAGATCGACGAGATCTACCTGCACTGCCCGGCCGCCCTGCGCCGCTCCGGGGTCTGGGCCCCGGACACGTGGGAGGGAGCGGGCCGGGATTGA
- a CDS encoding ABC transporter ATP-binding protein, producing the protein MTAILEARGLGKRYGRRQALDDCTLSVPAGRVVGLVGPNGAGKSTLLQLACGLITPTSGTIEVLGGRPASGPAQLAKVGFVAQDTPTYTGLSIADHLRLGARLNPAWDEKLAQGRIQDLGLDPAQRVGKLSGGQRAQVALTLAVAKRPELLILDEPVAALDPLARREFLQGLMEYVAEHGTTVILSSHLVSDLERVCDHLVSLVASRVQIAGDVDDLLGTHFRLTTARRDAEDLPDGMRVLTATHTERQSTFIVRAAAPVHDPAWVLEPLDLEDLVLTYMADGRARPAGRSALEAQR; encoded by the coding sequence ATGACCGCAATTCTGGAAGCGAGAGGCCTGGGCAAGCGGTACGGCCGCCGCCAGGCGCTGGACGACTGCACCCTGAGCGTGCCCGCCGGCCGGGTCGTCGGCCTGGTCGGCCCCAACGGGGCAGGAAAATCAACCCTGTTGCAGCTGGCCTGCGGGCTGATCACCCCGACCTCGGGCACCATCGAGGTCCTCGGCGGACGCCCCGCATCCGGGCCCGCACAGCTGGCCAAGGTCGGCTTCGTCGCCCAGGACACCCCGACGTACACCGGGCTGTCCATCGCCGATCACCTGCGCCTCGGTGCCCGGCTCAACCCCGCCTGGGACGAGAAGCTGGCCCAGGGCCGGATCCAGGACCTCGGCCTGGACCCCGCCCAGCGGGTCGGCAAGCTCTCCGGGGGCCAGCGCGCCCAGGTCGCCCTGACCCTCGCCGTGGCCAAGCGCCCCGAACTGCTCATCCTGGACGAGCCGGTCGCCGCCCTGGACCCGCTGGCCCGGCGCGAGTTCCTGCAGGGACTCATGGAGTACGTCGCCGAGCACGGCACCACCGTCATCCTCTCCTCGCACCTGGTCTCCGACCTGGAGCGGGTCTGCGACCACCTGGTCTCCCTGGTCGCCTCCCGCGTGCAGATCGCCGGCGACGTCGACGACCTCCTGGGCACGCACTTCCGGCTCACGACGGCCCGCCGCGACGCGGAGGACCTGCCGGACGGGATGCGGGTCCTGACGGCCACGCACACCGAACGGCAGAGCACCTTCATCGTCCGGGCCGCCGCCCCGGTCCACGACCCCGCCTGGGTCCTGGAACCCCTCGACCTGGAGGACCTGGTCCTCACGTACATGGCCGACGGCAGGGCCCGCCCGGCCGGCCGTTCCGCACTGGAGGCACAGCGATGA